Below is a genomic region from Candidatus Caldatribacterium sp..
GGGAACCTCCGCCCATCTGCCTCGCAGAGGACCACAAAGCGGTTCAAACGGTCAAGAAAGAACGCTTCCTGGAACACAATTAAGCTTCAACCCGAGCTCTCCTGCTTACCACAATCCCTGCCCCTACTATAAGGGGGATAAGAGCCAAAAAGTAAAGGTACATGCCGTGCTCTTTTCGCAAAAGTCTGATTGTGCGCTCACTCTTGGGAAGGGGCATCTGGTCTTCTCCGGCTACCACCTGAATGGTATAGTCCACCTTGGGGAGTTCAGGACCAAGGACAACTTTATAGCTCTCAAAGGTCGGTTTGTAACCCCGCTTTTTCAGGTCCTCGTCGTAGTCCACAATCTCGTAGCCGAGCTCAGGCCCGGGAATCTGCTTGACGAAGTAAGGAGCCCGAGTCACCGCTTTCAGGACTTCTTTCCCACGACCAAAAAGCAACATGGCGTCTTTAACGGGATCCACATGGACCCATTTCCAGCGCTCAATTCTCCCAATGTTTTGCGGATCCTGGAGCTTATTGTGGTAGAGTTCGTTGTACTCCTCCTGCGTGAAGGGGTTAAAGTAGAGCTCGTTCTTCCCCACTCCATGGATAATCCAGGAAGGGTCATCACAGTTCTCACGTCTTGTCCAGCGGTTCCCCGGGATAATCTCGTAGCCTATTCCTCCCTTTCTCCGGGAAGTGAAGACCACGAGCTTCTTCTCGCTCCCCTCAAGAATGGTCCCATCATCAAGCCTCACCCGAATCTCATAGTGGCCAGGAGGAAGGTTCACGACGAAACCCGTAGCCGGCTCAGAAACGTAGAAATCCACAAAATCCGGGGGAGAAGGTTCCTTGGGGACAGGAATGTTCAGGGGTCCTGTTTCTCCGGCTTCCCTGCGCCGGCGGACCTCTTCGAAGAATTTATTCAGTTCCTCTCGGTACTTCTGCATGGCCTCGTAGTACTCTTTGAGTTTCTGGTTGAACTCATCCATGGCTTTCTTGTACTTCTCGTGAGCCGCGTCCGCCTCTTCGTTGAGGTACATAATGGTTTTCTCGGAAAAGTAACCCTCAGGGTAGTAGAGAACGTACTTCTGTTCCTCGAGGGTAGCAATGACCTTCCCTCCCTGGAGGATTTCGAGCTTACCAGGAACAGCCTCGTTCAGGGTGCTGAAGCCAGCCATGTACCGGCGGGTAATGGGCCAGTAGTAGACGACCGTCTTGCGGGGAACCACGATGTTGTTCGTATTGGCAATGAGGTAGATTGTATCCTCGCTTTGGGGCGCGAAGCTCTTGCTGTACGTGGACCCATTGAAGGAAGTCAGTGAGTAGACGAGTTGCTCCCGTAGCGGCGGTTGAGCCAAAGCCACCCATCCGGAAAGGACCAGTGCTCCCACAAGGAGAAGAAAGACGAACCGGCGCATCACGCCTTCACCCCCTTCTTGCTCATCACGTATACCGAGAGGAACATGAAGATGAGAGAGTACACCAAAGCGTACACGATATTGGCAAGGTAAAGGAGGGGGTTTTCAAGAACCACGCTGTCAAGCCCTCGGCTGAGGTAGGCAAAGGGAGAAATCCAGCTTATGCCTCGAAAGACATAGGACATTGCCTGGCGAACGTAGAGCATGGGAACAGAAAGCGACTCCTTTTCAAAACCCAGAAGGGCATTGTACGCGAACTGAATGGCAAGAAAGCTCCCCAGGACAGCCACCAGAGCAAGAACAGAGCTCCGGATGCGCCCCGTAAGAGTGGAGATGAAAAGACCAAAGCTCACCACGCAAGAAATGAGGAAAATGCTCATGATGAGTGCCTTGACAAGGCCCATCGTAAAACCGATATTGGTGAAGGCACTCACAAGGTAAAAGTAGACGGCTGTAAATCCCAGGGCCACAATGCCAAGGCAAAGGTCCTTGAAGTACTTCCCCCAGAGGAAGCTTCCTGAAGTCACAGGACCGTAGAAGAGGACCTCCAGGGTCCCCTGCTCTCGTTCCCGGGAGATGGAAATTCCAGAAATAATCACGAGGTAAAGGGAAATGATGACCAGGGTAATGTAGAGGGGATAGTTGAGGGGATAGGCAGAGACCAAGATGTCCTCTTCACCAATGCTATCGAGGAAATTCTTGAGGATAAAGGACGAGACGAAGAACGAGGCAAAGAGAGCCACGTAGTACCCGAAACTATAGAGGGAGTACAGGAAATCTCTCTTGAACAGTACCTTCATAACCCTTAAGGCGCGCATATTCACTCCTCCCTCTTCTGGAGTTCCACGTCTTCAACGAACTCGGTGAAATCCCCTTGCGGGGTATGGAGAACAACCTCTAAAAGACCGTAGTGTTCCTTCTCCCGGTCAATCTGGATTTTATCCCAGGGGATGAGCCCCTTATTTCGGGCAAGGTACGCCTTCGGATCCCAGAAAAGCTCAATCGGTCCTTCGTAGAGGAGTCGGCCCCGGGAGTAGTTGTCCTCATCTCCTTCTCGGACATAGAGTTTCCCTTCGAACTTGAGAGGCATCCCTGGAAAATCGGAAATTCCAATACCTTTGGAGTCTTTGAAGCGAATTTCGATTTCAATTCCCCGGTCGGTTGGATCGGCAAAGCAAATGATTCCCGCAAGATCCGGGATTTCTTTACCTTCCATGGTGAAGTTGAAAGTATTCACACCACGCTTTATCTCGAGCTCCTGGGAGAAGGGATAGTAGTACGGAGCCTCGGCCTTGAGAACATGCTTTCCAGGGGGAATCTTCGTGAGCTGGTAGTCTTTACTCCGGAAGAGAATATCCGAGCGTCCGTCGATGGTGATGGTGAGTTTTCGCACCACGTCCTGAGAGTAAAGGTCCACAACGGTTCCTTTAAGAATGCCGTAGTTCACCCGGGTGGTGAAGTACGCAACCGCAAAGAGTACCGCAACAAGCACTCCAATGCTCAGGGCAACAATGCCTCCAGCTCGTAAACGCCTCATGCGTTTCCCTCCCCCTGGGCAAGAAGCGAAATATTCTGCTGGGTAATGGTGATAAAGGCATCCTCAAGGCTCATTTCCTTTGCCTTCATGGTGAGCACCAAGAATCCCCTTTCGTACAGGAACTGGGAAAGATCAAGGCGGTAATCTCGCTCCGTTTTGAGGTGGACCTCAAGCCTATTCCCGTCGATAGTGAACCCCTTGACAAAGGGTAACGTAGAGAGCTCCGGAGAGAGGCCTTCGGCGTTCTGAGAAACCTCGATTTCCATGCGGATGGTGTCCGTCAGACGGCGCTTGATGTTGTCCATGGTGTCCTCAGCAAGGAGCTTCCCCCGATTGATGATGGCTACCTTTTTGCAGAGACGTTCAACCTCAGAGAGAAGATGCGACGACACAAAAACGGTTCGTCCCCTCCGGTTCTCCTCCTCTATGAGATCGCGAATCTGTTTGATGCTCGTGGGGTCGAGATTGGCCACCGGCTCGTCAAGAATTAAAAGCTCCGGATCATGGAGCAACGCCCGGGCAAAGGCAAGCTTCTGCTGCATACCTTTTGAATACGCACCGAGTTTCTTATTCCGGTCGTTCCGGAGACCCACGGCCTCAAGGAGCTCATCAATGCGCCTTTCTACGTTGGGAACCTCGTAGAGCTCGCCAAAGAAGGTCAAATACTCCTGGGCAGTCATTTCCTTGTACAGGTACTGGTTCTCTGAAACAACACCGATACGCCGCTTCACTTCGACGTTATTCGGTCGCAGCTCTTCTCCCAAGAGGAAAACCTTTCCGCTTGTGGGAGGGATGAGGCCAAGAATCATCATAATGGTTGTAGTTTTCCCCGCACCATTCGGTCCCAGAAACCCGTAGATATCCCCTTTCTCCACCCGAAGATTGAGGTTATCCACCGCCCTGAACCCGTTGAACTCCTTGGTAAGGTTGACCGTCTGAATCATGTGCCCGTCATCGACCTCCTTTCGGCAAACAATCCCTCAAGAGAAATATTCGGGGAATCGAAGAAGAGTTCCAGAGGGAACCGGAAAAGAAGCGGAGGAATATTCTCTCGTGGATGCTTGATTTTTCGAGATGCACAGAGTATCATCTTCTGCGGTTTGGGTGCACCCGGGGAGTCAGCCGGGACAAAAGTCTAAGACTCCCCAGGCCCCCCTCCTTAGTGCCGCTTTGGAAGTGCTGCAAAAACTGCCTCTATTTCTATTATAAGCTTTCCACAGGACTCGACAAGCTCCTCGAGAAGATTTTTTCCAGTTTCCTCTGTAGCTTCAGAAGGATTTCCCCACACACCGCTCAGTGTTGCCCGGAAAAGTGACCCAGGATGGGTTAAAAAGTACGCAAGGTGGATCGGGGTTTCTAAGGACAGGCGGTTGAGGAATTCGGCTTCCATCTTCTCCCGGTTCACGAGTTCCCCGCAAATCGCAAGGCACAATGCGGTTTCTCCAAAACCGGCATGGAGCCCCTTTCCACCCTCGGTGAAAAGAGAAGCGGACTCCCCAGAAAGCCCTTCCCAGTACGAGAGGGCGTACGCAATGGTTCCCTCAGGGAAAGAAGGAAAGGCCTCGGCAAGGGCGTAGGCAATGGCGTACAGGTTATCGTAATGGCCGTTCAGGAAAACAATTCTCTTCCAGCCACCCTGGGCAAGGGAACAGGCAATATCCCGAATGACCCCAAGGTACGTGTCCAGGGAGAGCTCGATAACTCCTGGAAAACCCCGGTGTGGATAGGAGAGACCGAAAGAAAGCGGCGGCGCAACAACTGAATCGTACCGTTCAGCTATTCTCTTTGCCACCTCAAGGACACAGAAGGTATCTGTCCCCGTGGGAAGGTGAGCCCCATGTTGCTCCGTTGACCCACAGGGAACAATGACCCGACACCCTTTTTCTCTCCGCTCTTCAATCTCCCAGGCCGTCATTTCACTCCAGAGAACCCTCGGCATTGCCTTCCTCCTCACAAAGTGCATCGAGCTCTCTTTGCTTTTCTTCCTCAAGGAGGGGCAAGGAAAGGGCAAGAATTTCCCGAATCATTTCGCGTGCCCTTTTCAGGATTCCCCTCCCGGGATCAAAATTTCCCCTAAAGCTCAGGGACGGAATCCAAAGTTCCTTTCGCAGGAAACTCACAGTGTGCTCGAGAGCCAGGAAAGACCCTTCACGCACCCCCAAAGGAACCACAGGAAACGCCAGGGCCTCTTCGTCCACACTCAGCCCCCGCATAATACGCTTGCAGAACCCGATGAGTTCGTCATCGAGAAGGAGCTGCTCAAGACTTCCTCCCTGGTCGCTCCCCACAATGCCCATGTGACCGAAGGTAGAAGCCCCGGAGAGCATGCCCATAATGAGGGTTACACCCTTCTCCCAGCCGTTTTGGGGGTCGAAGGCACAGCTATCGGTGAGCCCGGCATTGACGTACACCGGAAATCCATAAAATGCACCGATTTCAGCCATCGCCAGACTCAAAAGCCCCTGTTCTGGAGAACCAAAGGTTATACTCCCTGTCCTTGGGTCGAAAACGTGAGGGATTCCCCCGTAGCACACGGGTGTCCCAGGACGAAGGAGTTCCGTAATGACAATCCCCGCAAGGATTTCGGCATTCTCCTGGGCAAGGGTCCCTGCTAAAGTCACAGGACCCGTGGAACCCGCCTGGACCATGGGACCAATCATGACCGGAAGCCCCAAAGACGTGGCCTCCTTGAGAATAGCAAGGCCTTCCTGAGGGAACCGCAGAGGACTGATGGGCTCAAGAAAGGCAAAAAGACGGGGATTTTCCTGGGCAGCTTCTTCCCCACCGGCACATATGGCACTCATGGCAAAGACCCGACGGAAATTCTCCCTCCTTGAGAACCAGAGGAAAATCGGCTTATCCGTCCGGGCAAAGAGTTCTCGAGCCATGTACACCTCCCGGAGGGTATCGGGATACTCCGAGGGCATGGCCAATCCCCCAACGACGTCAATGTGGGGAAGGTGGTGGGCAAGATGCACCGCCCGGAGGAAATCTCTTCCACAGGGTTCTCGTCGTACACCATCCTCAAACCAGGCAAACTGTCCCGGAGAGGAACAGAAGACCATTACCCCTTGCGCGAAAGTCACCGACCGCTTCCCATCCCTCCCGTAGAGCGAGAACGACCT
It encodes:
- a CDS encoding creatininase family protein, whose translation is MTAWEIEERREKGCRVIVPCGSTEQHGAHLPTGTDTFCVLEVAKRIAERYDSVVAPPLSFGLSYPHRGFPGVIELSLDTYLGVIRDIACSLAQGGWKRIVFLNGHYDNLYAIAYALAEAFPSFPEGTIAYALSYWEGLSGESASLFTEGGKGLHAGFGETALCLAICGELVNREKMEAEFLNRLSLETPIHLAYFLTHPGSLFRATLSGVWGNPSEATEETGKNLLEELVESCGKLIIEIEAVFAALPKRH
- a CDS encoding ABC transporter permease subunit, with protein sequence MNMRALRVMKVLFKRDFLYSLYSFGYYVALFASFFVSSFILKNFLDSIGEEDILVSAYPLNYPLYITLVIISLYLVIISGISISREREQGTLEVLFYGPVTSGSFLWGKYFKDLCLGIVALGFTAVYFYLVSAFTNIGFTMGLVKALIMSIFLISCVVSFGLFISTLTGRIRSSVLALVAVLGSFLAIQFAYNALLGFEKESLSVPMLYVRQAMSYVFRGISWISPFAYLSRGLDSVVLENPLLYLANIVYALVYSLIFMFLSVYVMSKKGVKA
- a CDS encoding ABC transporter ATP-binding protein — translated: MIQTVNLTKEFNGFRAVDNLNLRVEKGDIYGFLGPNGAGKTTTIMMILGLIPPTSGKVFLLGEELRPNNVEVKRRIGVVSENQYLYKEMTAQEYLTFFGELYEVPNVERRIDELLEAVGLRNDRNKKLGAYSKGMQQKLAFARALLHDPELLILDEPVANLDPTSIKQIRDLIEEENRRGRTVFVSSHLLSEVERLCKKVAIINRGKLLAEDTMDNIKRRLTDTIRMEIEVSQNAEGLSPELSTLPFVKGFTIDGNRLEVHLKTERDYRLDLSQFLYERGFLVLTMKAKEMSLEDAFITITQQNISLLAQGEGNA